The following coding sequences lie in one Methanopyrus sp. SNP6 genomic window:
- the npdG gene encoding NADPH-dependent F420 reductase, protein MNVRLAFIGGTGHQGLGLALRLAAAGHQVIIGSREEERAVKAAEKAERILSEHGYEDVTVEGRENSDAAAEADVVFLTVPFFAVIDTVKTIRDSLDEDAIVVNVTVPLETAIGGNPTRLIRPWSGSAAETVQSLVDNPVVSAFENVSAESLRDLEKKVECDVVVCSDHKDAKNVVMELAEEIPGVRAIDGGPLENARIVESITALLISINMRYGKENVGIRFTNL, encoded by the coding sequence ATGAACGTGCGGCTGGCGTTCATCGGAGGAACCGGCCACCAAGGGCTCGGGCTCGCACTGAGACTGGCGGCGGCGGGACACCAGGTGATCATAGGATCGAGGGAGGAGGAACGCGCCGTTAAAGCCGCGGAGAAAGCCGAGAGGATCCTGTCGGAGCACGGGTACGAGGACGTCACCGTTGAAGGTCGCGAGAACTCCGACGCAGCAGCCGAAGCGGATGTGGTATTCCTGACGGTCCCGTTCTTCGCCGTCATCGACACGGTGAAGACGATCCGGGACTCGCTCGACGAGGACGCGATCGTCGTGAACGTCACGGTACCGTTGGAGACGGCTATAGGGGGCAATCCCACCCGGCTGATCCGACCATGGTCCGGATCTGCGGCTGAAACCGTGCAGTCCCTCGTCGACAACCCAGTGGTGTCCGCGTTCGAAAACGTCTCCGCGGAATCACTTCGGGACCTGGAGAAAAAAGTCGAGTGCGACGTGGTAGTGTGTTCAGACCATAAGGACGCAAAGAACGTCGTCATGGAGCTAGCGGAGGAGATACCGGGAGTCCGAGCGATAGACGGCGGGCCGTTGGAGAATGCCAGGATCGTGGAGTCTATTACGGCACTGCTGATCAGCATCAACATGAGGTACGGCAAGGAGAACGTCGGGATCAGGTTCACCAACCTATAG
- the pscS gene encoding O-phospho-L-seryl-tRNA:Cys-tRNA synthase, giving the protein MNLDRYRDFVRETERKYINVNPIQRGGVLTPEARKALLEFGDGYSVCDFCEGLLHEIEKPPIRQFHEDLAEFLGMDLVRITAGARYAKEAVMSALCEEGDVIVADSLAHYTTFVAAEKAGAMVREVPNTGHPEYRVKVDEYARVIDEVEEERGDPPALALLTHVDSEYGNLADAERFVKICRKKGVPALLNCAYTMGRMDLSNLSPKPDFMVGSGHKGMAACAPCGVLAMREEWEEVVLRGSSLRGDVSGREWPHKEVEMLGCTVMGAPIVTMMASFPHVVERVRRWEEEVEKTRWFVKEMERIEGVRQLGERPKRHDLVKFETPGFQEVANNHPKRGYFLYKELKKRGIIGIQPGQTETIKASVYGLTDEQVEHVVRAFHEIAEEHGLEVS; this is encoded by the coding sequence TTGAACCTGGACCGTTACAGGGACTTCGTCCGTGAGACGGAGCGGAAGTACATTAACGTGAACCCAATCCAACGAGGGGGTGTGCTGACACCGGAAGCTAGGAAAGCCCTACTGGAATTTGGAGATGGGTACAGTGTATGCGACTTCTGCGAAGGGTTGCTCCACGAGATCGAGAAACCCCCCATCCGACAATTCCACGAGGACTTGGCCGAGTTTCTCGGGATGGACTTGGTACGGATCACCGCCGGTGCGAGGTACGCGAAGGAGGCTGTCATGAGCGCGTTGTGCGAGGAGGGAGACGTAATCGTCGCAGACTCGCTCGCGCACTATACCACGTTCGTCGCAGCGGAGAAGGCAGGAGCTATGGTTCGGGAGGTCCCGAACACCGGTCACCCGGAGTACAGAGTGAAAGTCGACGAGTACGCTCGGGTTATCGATGAGGTGGAGGAAGAACGGGGAGACCCACCCGCGTTGGCGTTACTTACGCACGTCGACAGTGAGTACGGGAACCTCGCGGATGCGGAGAGGTTCGTGAAGATATGCCGCAAGAAAGGTGTTCCTGCGCTACTCAACTGCGCTTATACCATGGGACGCATGGATCTGTCAAACTTGAGCCCGAAGCCCGACTTCATGGTCGGTAGCGGTCATAAGGGCATGGCCGCGTGTGCACCGTGCGGCGTACTCGCGATGCGGGAGGAATGGGAAGAGGTAGTGCTCAGAGGATCCTCACTGCGTGGAGACGTCTCCGGTCGGGAGTGGCCACATAAGGAGGTCGAGATGCTCGGATGTACCGTGATGGGAGCACCGATAGTCACTATGATGGCCAGCTTCCCACACGTCGTGGAGCGAGTGAGACGATGGGAGGAAGAGGTGGAGAAGACGCGGTGGTTCGTGAAAGAGATGGAACGGATAGAGGGCGTACGACAGCTCGGTGAGCGACCGAAGCGGCACGATCTGGTGAAGTTCGAGACCCCGGGCTTCCAGGAGGTGGCAAATAATCACCCCAAGCGCGGCTACTTCCTGTATAAGGAGCTGAAAAAGCGTGGTATCATCGGCATCCAACCAGGACAGACCGAGACCATTAAAGCCAGCGTGTACGGTCTGACGGACGAGCAGGTGGAGCACGTCGTGCGAGCGTTCCACGAGATCGCGGAGGAGCATGGTTTAGAAGTCTCCTGA
- a CDS encoding rRNA adenine N-6-methyltransferase family protein: MTSSYIVFDVRRYRELAEELVRPEDVVVEVGAAAGDTTVRLARNARLVIAFEKSEEMFERLKECVRGLDNVIVLCEDGFELGEVLKRTERVDAVFIDVGGGAQPRLALALWEAYYSRFRPRVIVVRNRRLCRLVETVERVECDEEV; this comes from the coding sequence GTGACCAGCTCCTACATTGTGTTCGACGTGAGGAGATACCGAGAGCTGGCCGAGGAACTCGTAAGGCCGGAAGACGTGGTGGTAGAAGTCGGCGCCGCCGCTGGTGATACCACAGTCAGATTGGCCCGCAACGCCCGGCTGGTGATAGCCTTCGAGAAGTCGGAGGAGATGTTCGAACGGCTGAAGGAGTGCGTACGTGGGTTGGATAACGTCATCGTCCTGTGCGAGGACGGGTTCGAGCTGGGAGAAGTACTCAAACGAACGGAGCGCGTGGACGCGGTATTCATCGACGTAGGTGGTGGGGCGCAGCCGAGGTTGGCACTAGCGCTGTGGGAAGCTTACTACTCGCGTTTTCGTCCGAGGGTGATCGTGGTCCGGAACCGAAGGCTCTGCCGACTGGTCGAAACGGTGGAACGCGTGGAGTGCGATGAGGAGGTATAG
- a CDS encoding amidase family protein, with translation MLREVAKDVESGRVDPSERIYGYLEEIDKVNPDINALTYVNEGAPRNVKSEGPLAGVVIAVKANINVEGMPCDCASKTLEGYRAPFDATVVRRIKEAGAAVIGIANMDEFAAGSSGETSCHGPTDNPRCPGRIPGGSSSGSAAAVAAGLCDAALGSDTGGSIRNPASHCGVVGFKPTYGLVPRQGLIDLAMSFDQIGPITRTVEDAALLLEVIAGPDEDVEGTVRNTEVPRFSELLDPEEVERIRIGLVREFLEVSEPEIAEVAEEAARALERAGATVEEVSLGRKLVDVALPTYYVINYVEFFSATRRFDGRRYGRRIEHVCGEEVLRRIVAGAAISRQEVRGQYYERAMRARTWIRRRLLEALEGYDALLGPTVPKPPHRIGEELNVREMYGYDVLTVIPNLAGCPAGSVPFDTINVDGDRVPCGVQVIARPWEDLTALNVMAALERAASFEP, from the coding sequence ATGCTGAGGGAAGTCGCAAAGGACGTCGAATCGGGCCGCGTCGACCCGTCGGAGCGGATCTATGGGTATCTCGAAGAAATCGACAAGGTGAACCCGGATATAAATGCATTGACCTACGTTAACGAGGGAGCGCCCCGGAATGTCAAGTCTGAGGGCCCGCTCGCTGGTGTAGTCATAGCCGTCAAGGCCAACATCAACGTGGAGGGGATGCCATGCGACTGCGCGTCCAAGACACTGGAGGGGTACCGGGCTCCGTTCGACGCGACAGTAGTGCGAAGGATCAAGGAAGCCGGTGCCGCGGTTATCGGCATTGCGAACATGGACGAGTTCGCGGCCGGTTCCTCGGGCGAGACCTCGTGTCACGGACCGACCGATAACCCGAGGTGCCCGGGGCGCATTCCGGGCGGGTCGAGCTCCGGGAGCGCCGCGGCCGTGGCGGCGGGACTCTGCGACGCTGCCTTAGGTTCGGACACGGGTGGGTCGATTCGGAATCCAGCATCACACTGCGGTGTGGTCGGGTTCAAGCCCACTTACGGTCTGGTCCCGAGGCAGGGTCTTATCGATTTAGCCATGAGCTTCGATCAAATCGGGCCCATCACTAGAACCGTTGAGGACGCCGCGCTGCTGCTGGAGGTGATAGCGGGCCCGGATGAGGACGTCGAGGGAACCGTGAGGAATACTGAGGTCCCCAGGTTCTCGGAGCTGTTGGACCCGGAAGAAGTGGAAAGAATACGCATTGGTCTCGTGAGGGAGTTCCTCGAGGTCTCAGAGCCGGAGATAGCGGAGGTCGCCGAGGAAGCGGCCCGTGCCCTGGAGCGGGCCGGGGCCACCGTCGAGGAGGTGAGCTTAGGTCGAAAGCTCGTCGACGTGGCGCTGCCCACGTATTATGTGATCAACTACGTGGAGTTCTTCTCGGCGACGCGTCGGTTCGACGGACGGAGGTACGGCCGTAGGATCGAGCATGTATGCGGGGAAGAAGTTCTCAGGAGAATCGTGGCTGGAGCTGCGATCAGCCGGCAAGAGGTTCGAGGTCAATACTACGAGCGGGCGATGAGGGCCAGGACGTGGATCCGACGCAGACTGTTGGAGGCGTTAGAGGGATACGACGCGTTGCTAGGGCCGACGGTACCGAAGCCTCCACACCGTATCGGAGAGGAGTTGAACGTCCGTGAGATGTACGGGTACGACGTGCTGACCGTGATCCCTAACCTGGCAGGGTGTCCGGCCGGAAGCGTGCCGTTCGACACGATTAACGTAGATGGCGACCGGGTGCCGTGCGGTGTTCAGGTGATCGCGCGACCGTGGGAAGATCTAACCGCCCTGAACGTCATGGCGGCCCTCGAGAGGGCCGCCTCCTTCGAGCCATGA
- a CDS encoding Mrp/NBP35 family ATP-binding protein yields MSGNESHEEGHPHHPSRRELEKRLKKEREAIEKNLESVEHVLVIMSGKGGVGKTTVSVNLALALAEDDDVGILDLDIHGPNVPEQLGVTEPPKGTPAGLFPLSGYRDVKVMSIGTMLEREDLPVLWRGPRKSGFIREILVKTRWGDLDYLIVDMPPGTGDEVMTALQMLPEDARNVLLVASPESLAFSDVVKAGEAVDKLKGELVGIVSNMHGIVCPECGSTIEYFSDDYSEKLAERFDTEVLARIPLDPEAKRKAEEEGKPFVIAAPDSRVSEAFSELAETVRDRI; encoded by the coding sequence TTGTCCGGAAACGAATCGCATGAAGAGGGTCATCCGCACCACCCGTCTCGAAGGGAGCTAGAGAAGCGCCTCAAGAAGGAACGCGAAGCCATCGAGAAGAACCTGGAGAGCGTTGAGCACGTCCTGGTCATCATGAGCGGCAAAGGTGGCGTGGGTAAGACCACCGTCTCGGTGAACCTCGCGCTCGCGCTGGCCGAGGACGACGACGTGGGTATCCTCGACTTGGACATCCACGGACCGAACGTGCCGGAGCAGCTCGGGGTCACGGAACCCCCGAAGGGAACACCCGCAGGACTGTTCCCGCTCTCAGGCTACCGTGACGTGAAAGTCATGTCCATCGGCACCATGCTGGAACGTGAGGACCTCCCCGTCTTATGGCGTGGGCCGCGCAAGTCGGGCTTCATCCGAGAGATTCTCGTCAAGACGCGTTGGGGCGACCTGGACTACCTCATCGTCGATATGCCCCCCGGGACAGGTGACGAGGTCATGACGGCGCTGCAGATGCTTCCCGAGGACGCCCGTAACGTACTCCTGGTCGCAAGTCCAGAGTCCCTGGCGTTCTCCGACGTCGTGAAGGCCGGTGAAGCCGTCGATAAGCTGAAGGGCGAGTTGGTCGGGATCGTCAGTAACATGCACGGGATCGTCTGCCCCGAGTGCGGGAGCACGATCGAGTACTTCTCCGACGATTACTCGGAGAAGCTCGCGGAGAGGTTCGACACCGAGGTCCTCGCTCGGATACCACTCGACCCAGAGGCGAAGCGGAAGGCTGAGGAGGAAGGTAAACCGTTCGTCATCGCCGCCCCCGACTCGCGAGTCTCCGAGGCGTTCTCCGAGCTCGCCGAGACCGTTCGTGACCGCATCTGA
- a CDS encoding archease, with protein MPWEEIEHTADAAFRVWANTPEDLLVEAAKALFDLITDLDEVKPEEEVEIEAEGEDFVELLHDWLEEIHFRHEVDGMLFSDFRVRELKKDEDGWKVRGVALGEPYDPDRHPFHTEVKAVTYHNMKVEREDRRWVAEYVVDL; from the coding sequence GTGCCGTGGGAAGAGATCGAACACACGGCGGACGCCGCGTTTCGAGTGTGGGCCAACACGCCCGAAGACCTCCTGGTTGAAGCTGCCAAGGCGCTGTTCGATCTGATCACGGACCTGGACGAGGTGAAACCCGAAGAGGAGGTTGAAATCGAGGCGGAAGGAGAGGACTTCGTGGAGTTGCTCCACGACTGGCTCGAGGAGATACACTTCCGACACGAGGTTGACGGGATGCTGTTCTCCGACTTCAGAGTGAGAGAATTGAAGAAAGACGAAGACGGATGGAAGGTGCGTGGCGTGGCTCTAGGCGAGCCCTACGATCCGGACCGACATCCGTTCCACACCGAGGTTAAGGCCGTGACCTACCACAATATGAAGGTCGAGCGCGAGGACAGGCGGTGGGTGGCCGAGTACGTGGTTGACTTGTGA
- the hypD gene encoding hydrogenase formation protein HypD, whose product MTRREFVRRLVRRIRREAEILDRDVTIMHVCGSHERTIVEHGLRSLLPENVRLVCGPGCPVCVTTAGELAATIKAAEDGMVVCAFGDVYRVPTPVGSLSSCDGDVRVVQSVRKAEEIAESEDRDVLYLAVGFETTAPTTAAVLLDDPPSNFYVLSAHRLIPPVMEWLLESGECRLDAFICPGHVSTIIGTEPYESVARELPCVVAGFEPEDVLIAVLACLKMLRRRRVGVANEYLRVVEDSGNQVAKELIERAFEPEDRPWRGFPTIPESALRLREDLADHDAMEIGIHPDYTLGHDESCICDRILRGLAEPRDCPLFGTKCTPTDPVGPCMVSEEGPCFIEYRFGGG is encoded by the coding sequence ATGACGCGTCGGGAGTTCGTGAGAAGGCTCGTCCGTCGAATCCGTAGGGAAGCCGAGATCCTCGATCGTGACGTGACCATCATGCACGTGTGTGGGTCCCACGAACGGACCATAGTCGAACACGGTCTTAGATCGTTACTCCCCGAGAACGTCCGTTTAGTTTGCGGTCCAGGGTGTCCCGTGTGCGTGACTACCGCGGGAGAGCTTGCCGCGACCATAAAAGCCGCGGAGGATGGCATGGTAGTGTGTGCTTTCGGGGACGTGTACAGGGTCCCTACCCCGGTCGGATCCCTATCCTCGTGTGATGGGGACGTCAGAGTGGTCCAGAGCGTTAGGAAGGCCGAGGAGATCGCCGAGTCCGAGGATCGTGATGTCCTCTACTTGGCGGTAGGATTCGAGACTACTGCACCAACTACCGCTGCTGTGCTCCTCGATGACCCGCCCTCCAACTTCTACGTGCTGTCGGCTCATCGGTTGATACCCCCCGTGATGGAGTGGTTGCTGGAGTCGGGCGAGTGTCGTCTCGACGCGTTCATATGTCCTGGCCACGTGTCCACGATCATCGGGACGGAGCCATACGAGTCCGTAGCCCGGGAGCTCCCGTGCGTGGTCGCCGGCTTCGAGCCCGAGGATGTCCTGATCGCGGTACTGGCATGTCTTAAAATGCTCAGAAGGAGGCGTGTAGGGGTTGCCAACGAGTATCTCAGGGTCGTCGAGGATAGTGGGAACCAGGTCGCGAAGGAACTGATAGAGAGGGCGTTCGAGCCTGAAGACAGGCCGTGGCGGGGTTTCCCAACGATCCCAGAGTCGGCGTTGAGGCTGCGTGAGGATCTCGCAGACCACGACGCGATGGAGATCGGAATACACCCGGATTACACACTGGGACACGACGAATCCTGCATATGTGATAGGATACTGCGAGGATTGGCTGAGCCCCGGGACTGCCCGCTGTTCGGCACGAAATGTACTCCGACGGATCCGGTAGGTCCGTGTATGGTGTCGGAGGAGGGCCCGTGCTTCATAGAGTACAGGTTCGGCGGAGGATGA
- a CDS encoding TatD family hydrolase has translation MFVKFDSHVHLDVRCEDDMKTMSLAGIRYVLTLAHDPMPFRTAEALLGHWEAVESIAETAVEYLIDVKVGLGIHPRAIPDEGIELTLERLESKLSDLDAVGEVGLEEATDEEVEVLRKQLDLAATEDVPVIVHTPRSRDPNVISKIIEVASDSDLDHDLIVIDHLNEQYVDAVLAEGFNAGITVQPGKATVEEAVEIVTNRAEHADRILINSDASRAPSNVLAVAEVAFELEKRGFDATEAVVRDNALQLF, from the coding sequence TTGTTCGTCAAGTTCGACTCGCACGTACACCTGGACGTGAGATGTGAGGACGATATGAAGACGATGAGCCTCGCCGGAATACGCTACGTCCTGACGCTCGCCCACGACCCCATGCCGTTCCGCACCGCGGAGGCCCTCTTAGGACACTGGGAGGCGGTCGAGTCGATCGCGGAGACGGCGGTCGAATACCTGATCGACGTGAAGGTGGGACTGGGGATACATCCGAGGGCCATCCCGGACGAGGGTATCGAACTCACCCTCGAACGCCTTGAATCGAAGTTGAGTGATCTAGACGCGGTAGGAGAGGTCGGACTAGAGGAAGCCACGGACGAGGAGGTGGAGGTGCTCCGGAAGCAGCTGGACCTCGCCGCGACCGAAGATGTGCCCGTGATCGTTCACACCCCACGGAGCCGTGACCCGAACGTCATTTCGAAGATCATCGAAGTCGCTAGTGATTCGGATCTGGACCACGATTTGATCGTGATCGACCACCTCAACGAGCAGTACGTCGACGCGGTCCTCGCGGAGGGTTTCAACGCCGGGATCACCGTACAGCCCGGTAAGGCGACCGTCGAAGAGGCCGTCGAGATAGTGACCAACCGGGCCGAACATGCGGACCGCATCCTCATCAACAGCGACGCGTCGAGGGCTCCGAGTAACGTCTTGGCGGTGGCCGAAGTGGCGTTCGAGCTGGAAAAGAGGGGGTTCGACGCTACCGAGGCGGTGGTGCGGGACAACGCCCTACAGCTCTTCTAA
- a CDS encoding adenylosuccinate synthetase has product MRDRGHVSVVAGGQWGDEGKGKIVAYLAVQDEPKVIARAGVGPNAGHTVRVDGEDYGLRQIPCGFPHEEADLAVGPGVLVNPDVLLDEVERLSRFKVDDRLVVDEKCAIIEPKHIESERASKHLSDEIDTTGTGCGPANADRALRKAKLARDVDDLSEFLGDVPGLVNDAIDEGEDVLIEGTQGFGLSLYHGVDYPYVTSKDTTASAFASDVGVGPTRIDDVYVVFKAYATRVGEGPFPTELSREEVTEKFGEEILEVERGTVTGRPRRIGEFDFEMAKRACVINGATQVAITCIDRRFPDAAEAETWHELPTEAKKFIEKVEEAVGVPVTIVSTGPELEHTVDLR; this is encoded by the coding sequence TTGCGGGATCGCGGTCACGTTAGCGTCGTTGCTGGTGGTCAGTGGGGCGACGAGGGTAAGGGTAAAATCGTTGCGTACTTAGCCGTTCAGGACGAGCCTAAGGTTATAGCGCGTGCGGGCGTCGGTCCCAACGCCGGTCACACCGTTCGTGTGGACGGTGAGGATTACGGTCTACGACAGATCCCGTGCGGCTTCCCGCATGAGGAGGCCGATCTTGCCGTAGGACCCGGGGTCCTCGTTAACCCGGATGTGCTCTTGGATGAAGTCGAGCGACTGTCCCGTTTCAAAGTCGATGATAGGCTGGTCGTGGACGAGAAGTGTGCGATAATCGAGCCTAAGCACATCGAGTCCGAGCGCGCTTCCAAGCATCTCTCTGACGAGATCGATACGACCGGCACCGGCTGCGGGCCGGCGAACGCGGACAGGGCACTACGGAAGGCGAAGCTGGCCCGGGACGTTGACGATCTCTCGGAGTTCCTCGGCGACGTCCCGGGGTTGGTGAACGATGCGATAGACGAGGGCGAGGACGTGCTGATCGAAGGTACTCAGGGGTTCGGTCTATCCCTCTACCATGGGGTAGATTACCCCTACGTCACCAGCAAGGATACCACCGCGAGCGCCTTCGCTTCCGACGTCGGCGTCGGTCCGACGAGGATCGATGATGTGTACGTGGTGTTCAAGGCGTACGCGACCAGGGTCGGAGAGGGACCGTTCCCTACGGAGTTATCCCGAGAGGAGGTGACTGAGAAGTTCGGCGAAGAGATCTTGGAAGTCGAGCGCGGTACAGTCACGGGTCGGCCACGACGTATAGGTGAGTTCGATTTCGAGATGGCCAAGCGTGCGTGCGTTATCAACGGTGCTACTCAGGTCGCGATCACGTGCATCGACAGGAGGTTCCCCGACGCTGCGGAGGCCGAGACTTGGCACGAGCTTCCCACCGAAGCGAAGAAGTTCATCGAGAAGGTGGAGGAGGCCGTCGGAGTACCGGTGACGATAGTCTCCACGGGACCGGAACTGGAGCACACGGTGGATCTAAGGTAG
- a CDS encoding UbiD family decarboxylase, whose translation MRDFLRYVEDDLVVIEEWLSPEYEVPAVLQELDRPIVFEGVEGYDIPLVGNLCCRREYLVRAMGAESWDDVLWKLAEAMDSPKEPRRERSPSFLEVERGPEFLEEFPMCRFYRTDGGPYLTASLIVAVEPEEGIPNASVHRMMYLGDGKFAVRIVPRHLHRYYEKADNDLPVAVCLGVDPRTMFACCARVPYEVSELDVAAAFWEDLRVYEVDYDIPIPAESEIVMVGRLTPERAPEGPFVDVTRTLDERRHEPVFEVEKVYTREDPYHPIILPGGEEHRIMMGGPAEATILAHVSRVSEVVKVRLTPGGGRWLHAVVSIRKRTEGEATNAGLAALAAHPSLKHVVVVDEDVDPDDPEQVEYALATRFQADRDLHVVRGLGSTLDPSAEEGIMAKAVFDATAPVEERELFEVVEVPVSDRVRRILDELP comes from the coding sequence TTGAGGGATTTCCTGAGATACGTGGAAGATGACCTAGTAGTAATCGAGGAGTGGTTATCACCGGAGTACGAGGTACCGGCGGTTCTCCAGGAACTCGATAGACCGATAGTGTTCGAGGGCGTTGAAGGCTACGACATCCCGCTGGTAGGTAACCTATGTTGTCGTCGGGAGTACTTGGTAAGGGCGATGGGAGCGGAGTCTTGGGACGATGTTCTTTGGAAACTCGCGGAAGCCATGGACTCCCCGAAGGAGCCGAGGAGAGAACGCTCCCCGTCGTTTCTCGAGGTCGAGCGTGGACCAGAGTTCCTGGAAGAGTTCCCGATGTGCCGGTTCTACCGGACCGACGGTGGTCCCTACCTCACGGCGTCCCTGATCGTCGCGGTCGAGCCCGAGGAAGGAATCCCCAACGCGTCCGTACACAGGATGATGTACCTCGGTGACGGCAAGTTCGCGGTACGAATCGTCCCACGACACCTTCATCGGTACTACGAGAAAGCCGACAACGACCTACCGGTAGCGGTATGCCTGGGTGTGGACCCGCGGACGATGTTCGCGTGCTGCGCCCGCGTACCGTACGAGGTTAGCGAGCTGGACGTCGCGGCGGCGTTCTGGGAGGATCTCCGGGTGTACGAGGTCGACTACGATATCCCGATACCAGCGGAGAGCGAGATCGTTATGGTAGGCAGATTGACACCAGAGCGCGCCCCAGAAGGACCCTTCGTGGACGTGACGCGCACTCTGGACGAGCGGCGTCACGAACCCGTCTTCGAGGTCGAGAAAGTGTACACTCGAGAGGACCCGTACCACCCGATCATCCTTCCAGGCGGAGAGGAACACAGGATCATGATGGGCGGTCCCGCCGAGGCCACGATCCTCGCTCACGTCTCTCGGGTATCGGAAGTAGTCAAGGTCAGACTGACTCCGGGCGGGGGAAGGTGGCTCCACGCGGTGGTATCGATACGGAAACGCACTGAAGGTGAGGCTACGAACGCGGGCCTCGCCGCGCTGGCGGCCCATCCGAGCCTGAAGCACGTGGTGGTCGTGGACGAAGACGTGGACCCGGACGACCCGGAACAAGTCGAGTACGCACTCGCGACGAGGTTTCAAGCGGATCGCGACCTGCATGTGGTGAGGGGTCTCGGGTCCACCCTCGACCCGTCGGCAGAAGAAGGTATCATGGCGAAAGCTGTGTTCGACGCGACGGCTCCGGTGGAGGAAAGGGAACTGTTCGAGGTAGTCGAGGTGCCCGTTAGCGATAGGGTCCGACGGATCCTGGACGAACTACCTTAG
- a CDS encoding HypC/HybG/HupF family hydrogenase formation chaperone, whose product MCLAIPGRVVELDGNRAVVDFGGVRQEVDVSLLEDVEEGDWVIVHTGFAIQKLDEEEARASLEIWEEVLKHIEEELENDASGVREKARPSNP is encoded by the coding sequence GTGTGCTTGGCGATCCCCGGGAGAGTTGTGGAGCTCGATGGCAACCGTGCTGTGGTGGACTTCGGAGGTGTACGACAGGAAGTCGATGTAAGTTTACTGGAGGACGTGGAGGAGGGCGATTGGGTCATTGTCCACACAGGTTTCGCGATTCAGAAGCTAGATGAGGAGGAAGCACGGGCATCCCTTGAGATCTGGGAAGAAGTCCTGAAGCACATCGAGGAGGAGCTTGAAAATGACGCGTCGGGAGTTCGTGAGAAGGCTCGTCCGTCGAATCCGTAG